A genomic stretch from Anabaena cylindrica PCC 7122 includes:
- the rppB gene encoding two-component system sensor histidine kinase RppB, whose amino-acid sequence MQIRLFRKTRWQLATWYAVVMALILSLCGFVVYKVIIDAYVASINRELESVAGTLHDVIEPTLKQPGITELVFQQVLPNICLAESSCSTQNILNHSQSTHNEHGIFSTVYRDKQYYIRFVDGSGRLIAVAGFKANELPPTVDTQVWQTVKDLQGNRYSQKSLLLHTQDNRDWGYIQVGRSLSDLDSRLAALKVILVLGLPITVLLVGGSSWLLAGLAMRPIDSSYKQMQQFTSDASHELRTPLAAINATVETLFDMEYLPEEVQDILTSIQRQNHRLAELVQDMLLLSRLEQQMLATQQIHCCLNILINDLIEEFSALAAAASLQLTSSVLCQEFLYVMGDEDQLLRVLSNLIANAIQYTPAGGCVTVILKRSNTDAVIEVKDTGIGIASQEQKRIFERFYRVNSDRSRRTGGSGLGLAIAQAIVQAHGGSIQLQSQVGKGSTFIVHLPLTDKASDHIVLRDLDLG is encoded by the coding sequence ATGCAGATTCGACTATTTCGTAAGACTCGCTGGCAATTGGCTACCTGGTATGCGGTAGTTATGGCTTTGATTCTATCCTTATGCGGTTTCGTGGTTTATAAGGTAATCATTGATGCTTATGTGGCTTCTATCAACCGGGAACTGGAATCGGTAGCAGGTACACTACATGATGTAATTGAACCAACTTTGAAACAACCTGGTATTACAGAGCTAGTTTTCCAGCAGGTTTTACCAAATATTTGTTTAGCTGAGTCCAGTTGTTCTACCCAAAATATCCTGAATCACAGTCAAAGCACCCATAATGAACACGGCATTTTTAGTACTGTATACAGAGATAAGCAATATTACATCCGTTTTGTCGATGGTTCAGGGCGGTTAATTGCGGTAGCAGGTTTCAAAGCTAATGAACTACCACCGACTGTGGACACTCAAGTGTGGCAAACAGTCAAAGACTTACAAGGCAATCGTTACAGTCAAAAATCTCTACTGCTGCACACTCAAGATAATCGGGATTGGGGCTATATTCAGGTAGGACGCAGTTTAAGTGACCTTGACAGTCGTCTGGCTGCTTTAAAAGTAATTTTGGTGTTGGGATTGCCAATTACGGTATTGTTAGTTGGCGGTTCTAGTTGGTTGCTGGCAGGGTTAGCAATGCGACCAATTGACTCTTCGTATAAACAAATGCAACAGTTTACGTCTGATGCCTCTCATGAGTTGCGTACTCCTCTTGCAGCGATTAATGCGACGGTAGAAACTTTATTTGATATGGAGTATCTGCCGGAGGAAGTGCAAGATATTTTGACATCTATTCAACGTCAGAATCATCGCCTAGCTGAATTAGTTCAGGATATGCTGTTACTGTCTCGATTGGAACAGCAAATGTTAGCGACACAACAAATACATTGCTGTCTGAATATTTTGATTAATGATCTGATAGAAGAATTTTCAGCGTTAGCGGCTGCGGCTTCTTTGCAGTTAACATCTTCGGTTTTATGCCAGGAGTTTTTATACGTGATGGGAGATGAAGACCAATTGTTACGTGTGCTTTCTAATCTCATTGCTAATGCTATTCAATATACCCCTGCTGGTGGTTGTGTAACTGTCATCCTCAAACGCAGCAATACTGATGCAGTGATTGAAGTTAAAGATACAGGCATTGGTATTGCATCGCAGGAACAAAAGCGGATTTTTGAACGATTTTATCGAGTGAATAGCGATCGCTCGCGTCGGACTGGTGGATCTGGATTGGGATTAGCGATCGCGCAAGCAATTGTTCAGGCTCATGGCGGTAGTATACAGTTGCAAAGCCAAGTTGGTAAAGGTAGCACTTTCATCGTTCACTTACCCTTGACAGACAAAGCGAGCGATCACATCGTACTGAGGGATCTGGATTTGGGTTAG
- a CDS encoding CemA family protein yields MKSKSSSQKMSFIPRSILRTIGKFQQTLDPNAEAKVIEEFRASRLQTISSLRFLLILIVVPLLINQLSRNFFITPLIEKFWNPQESHIFLNSSQEEKALAELKIFEQSVYFEARIGKISTFSEELVQNKIKKKAIALVEENKIESINAVTNVFTDILTAITLIILILTGKQQLSILMSFAGDITYSLSDSAKAFLIILSTDIFVGFHSPYGWQIIIESAFQHYGLPENKSLTSLFIATVPVIMDTVFKYWIFRYLNRSSPSAVATYRNMNE; encoded by the coding sequence ATGAAATCAAAGTCATCATCTCAAAAGATGAGCTTTATTCCTCGCTCTATCCTGCGGACGATAGGAAAGTTTCAACAGACTTTAGATCCAAATGCCGAAGCAAAGGTTATTGAAGAGTTTCGCGCTTCTCGACTGCAAACAATTTCCTCCCTCCGTTTTCTGTTAATTCTGATTGTAGTTCCATTACTTATAAATCAGCTTTCTAGAAACTTTTTCATCACTCCCCTAATTGAGAAGTTTTGGAATCCACAAGAATCACATATTTTCTTGAATTCTTCTCAAGAAGAAAAAGCTTTAGCGGAACTCAAGATATTTGAGCAAAGTGTTTATTTTGAAGCTCGAATAGGTAAAATCAGCACATTCTCTGAAGAGCTTGTTCAAAATAAGATTAAGAAAAAAGCTATTGCGTTAGTAGAAGAAAATAAAATTGAAAGTATTAATGCAGTAACAAATGTTTTTACAGATATACTTACAGCCATCACATTAATTATTTTAATCTTAACAGGTAAGCAGCAGCTATCCATTCTTATGTCTTTTGCTGGCGATATAACTTATAGTCTAAGCGACTCCGCTAAGGCTTTTTTAATTATTCTATCTACAGATATATTTGTCGGTTTTCACTCTCCTTATGGTTGGCAAATAATTATAGAAAGTGCTTTTCAACATTACGGTTTACCAGAAAATAAAAGCCTTACTTCTTTATTTATTGCTACTGTTCCAGTAATCATGGATACAGTCTTCAAATATTGGATATTTCGCTATCTAAATCGCAGTTCTCCTTCAGCCGTGGCTACTTACCGTAACATGAATGAATAA
- a CDS encoding RpoD/SigA family RNA polymerase sigma factor, with translation MPILNMITTTSNIKFSTDIVRNYLQDIVRVPLLTHEEEISSSKQVQQMITLQNKKETLKKQLNHEPSQKELAQYVQLSEMEVKEIFQKGVQAKQKMIAANLRLVVSIAKKYQGRNVEFMDLIQEGSLGLERGVEKFDSTRGYKFSTYAYWWISQGMTRAISQQSRTIRLPIHLTEKLNKLKKVQRELSQKLNRSPSMFEIAEKMQLNPAQIRELLMISRQPVSLDKQVGDNEDTELQELLTEAPEASPEIQVTQNLMRQDIYLSLRELTPQQQQVLILHYGLEHNCELTLTQVAQHLNISERRVRYLEKQALSYLRRCHTNLQEYIFS, from the coding sequence ATGCCAATTCTCAACATGATTACAACAACTTCAAATATTAAATTCAGCACAGATATAGTTCGGAATTATCTGCAAGACATTGTTCGTGTACCATTATTGACTCATGAGGAAGAAATTTCATCTAGCAAACAGGTACAGCAGATGATTACGTTACAAAATAAAAAGGAAACTTTGAAGAAACAACTCAACCACGAACCATCTCAAAAAGAATTAGCTCAATATGTGCAACTTAGTGAAATGGAAGTGAAGGAAATTTTTCAGAAAGGTGTACAAGCAAAGCAAAAAATGATAGCAGCAAATCTGCGTTTAGTGGTTTCTATTGCTAAAAAATATCAAGGACGAAATGTGGAGTTTATGGATTTAATTCAGGAAGGTTCACTAGGTTTAGAACGTGGCGTAGAGAAATTTGACTCTACTCGTGGCTATAAATTTTCTACCTATGCTTATTGGTGGATTAGCCAGGGAATGACACGAGCAATATCTCAGCAATCACGAACTATTAGACTGCCAATTCATCTTACCGAAAAGTTGAATAAACTTAAAAAAGTGCAAAGGGAATTATCTCAAAAACTAAACCGCAGTCCTAGTATGTTTGAAATTGCAGAAAAGATGCAATTAAATCCTGCTCAAATCCGCGAATTGCTGATGATATCTCGTCAACCTGTCTCATTAGATAAACAAGTGGGCGATAACGAAGACACAGAATTGCAAGAACTTTTAACAGAAGCTCCAGAAGCCTCGCCTGAAATCCAAGTAACTCAAAATTTAATGCGTCAAGATATCTATCTCTCACTGAGAGAATTAACTCCACAGCAGCAACAAGTCCTAATTTTGCATTATGGCTTGGAACATAATTGCGAACTCACCTTGACGCAGGTAGCTCAACATCTCAACATTAGTGAGAGGAGAGTTCGTTACTTAGAAAAACAAGCACTGAGTTACCTCCGTCGTTGCCACACAAATCTACAAGAGTATATTTTCAGTTAA
- a CDS encoding CbtB domain-containing protein, with amino-acid sequence MTTFSSTSVLRKTAGVTLSKPVQVTLYMLLSSLVIWTVLFSTYPAAHNTAHSARHHTLGVACH; translated from the coding sequence ATGACTACTTTTTCTTCTACTTCAGTGTTGCGGAAGACCGCAGGTGTTACTTTGTCTAAACCTGTACAAGTAACACTTTATATGTTGCTGTCTTCTTTGGTAATCTGGACTGTTTTGTTCTCTACCTATCCTGCGGCTCACAACACAGCACATTCAGCGCGTCACCACACTTTAGGTGTTGCGTGTCACTAA
- the rppA gene encoding two-component system response regulator RppA: protein MKVLLVEDEPDLGASIQRKLIKEKYIVDWVLDGNEAWIYLEDDLTQYTLAIFDWLLPGMSGIELCKRLRDRGDALPVLMLTAKDSMADKVAGLDAGADDYLVKPFGMVELLARLRALQRRASFGGASLTSQFQSLQLQVGGLILDCGNCTVSRQYPNGENKVIYLTKKEFQLLEYLMKRPNIVITRDQILNHLYAFSAERVSNVVAAQIRLLRRKLSEYGCDGLIETVPSMGYRFNPGNADSTIS, encoded by the coding sequence ATGAAAGTTTTGCTAGTTGAAGATGAGCCAGATCTAGGTGCATCAATTCAGCGAAAGTTGATTAAAGAAAAATATATTGTTGACTGGGTTTTGGATGGAAATGAAGCCTGGATTTATTTAGAAGATGATTTGACTCAATATACACTGGCAATCTTTGATTGGTTGTTGCCAGGAATGTCAGGCATAGAACTATGTAAGCGATTACGGGATCGCGGTGATGCTTTACCAGTGCTGATGCTAACTGCTAAAGATAGCATGGCAGATAAGGTAGCAGGACTAGATGCAGGGGCTGATGACTATTTGGTAAAGCCATTTGGTATGGTAGAACTGCTGGCACGGTTGCGAGCTTTGCAAAGGCGAGCTTCTTTTGGAGGCGCATCGCTTACGTCTCAGTTCCAGTCTTTACAATTGCAAGTTGGCGGACTTATCCTAGACTGCGGTAATTGTACAGTTTCTCGACAGTATCCTAATGGGGAAAATAAGGTAATTTATTTAACAAAAAAAGAATTTCAATTATTAGAATACTTGATGAAACGTCCTAATATAGTTATTACCCGCGACCAAATTTTAAATCATCTGTACGCCTTTAGTGCAGAACGCGTTAGTAATGTAGTAGCAGCTCAAATCCGACTTTTGCGACGCAAACTATCGGAATATGGTTGTGATGGCTTAATAGAAACTGTTCCTAGTATGGGTTATCGTTTCAATCCTGGCAATGCAGATTCGACTATTTCGTAA